Within Sesamum indicum cultivar Zhongzhi No. 13 unplaced genomic scaffold, S_indicum_v1.0 scaffold00610, whole genome shotgun sequence, the genomic segment TCGCTATCGCTCCTATGTAGTGGTCGACCTAAAAAGTGGTATTCCTGCCATACCAGAATGCTTCTTATCTATTGCTAGAAGCTTCGCCAGAAGTAAGATGAGGTCTCTTGCCCGCGACTGGCTATTATAGAATTTCGCATTGATGTTTGAagccttttttttaaaaggcCATCAAACATTTCTTTACTACTCTAagcactttcttttttattgagTTGCAGATCTCGAAGAATTCTCTATCGGATCATCTTGCCCTTTCaatctttctcttttctacCTTCTCCGGAGCCGGTCGCCTGAGCCCCTCTTCTTTGCGAAATTCGCGGATGAGATCACCTATTTGTTTTTCGTGATCCCGAATCCACTGGTAAGGAAGATTATCGAGATTCACTACATCAGTAGGTGGAGCGGGAAAGGCTATTCCAGACGGCCCCGCTTGCTCCACGACCGTAGTCTGGGCTTCCCCAGCCACGGGAATCGAACTTACTTCTTGTTCTCCACAGTTTCGGTCGTACGAAGAAGTCTCTGTGTCACGGATGAGAACTCTTTCAATCCATGACTCACTTGATCGGGAAGAGTGCACGTCCGAAGATAAGACCCCAAAAAGAAACCCTGTAGTGAAAAGGGCGGACTGCTCTACATTCAGCCACACCACAGTGACCCCCGAAGCCATCTTCTTCTAGTTGCGGGACGAAATCCGACAGCCAATTGCTGGCTTTGAATAACCAGCTCAGCAATAAGTTCAATTCTTATATAAGATAACGGGACGGGCTTGCGCGCGAGTCGAATGACGTAGGTGCACAAGAGTACTTCGCGCCACAGCCATCTCCTTTTTATAGGTTCTACGGACCGATGTCTACTGCTTCATTTGGCAGAAAAGAATCATAGATATGCCGGTCATTGGAAGGAAGAACTGCCATAAAAAGATTCCTTGTGTATCATCTGTAGCAAAACTATGAACGGGAGCTAGCAATCCGGACCGTATTGAAAAGGTTCCTGAGACACAGCATGGAAAAGTCACAATATTAAGAAACGAGGTCCAAGAATGAAGAAGGGGTAGAATTACTGAATGAATACAAGCTGTGGCTAATACCCGAGGCATAAAAGAAGCATTTTCTACGGGATCCCGAAACCACCAGCCACCCCGACCTAATTCATGATGAGCCCACCAACTTCCTGGCAAAATGCCTACGGTTAAAAACCACCGACATGTCAAGATCCAAATTCGAATTGGTTCCTGGTCCTGGTCAGAGACCACTGTGTTCGCGCCGGCGGTCCAACAAAGAGGCGCAGTAGTGGTATCTTTCTTTCCATTACGAACGACACGCTTCGCCTGCTCCCTCCCCGTGTCCACTAGCGCTCGTGTCCAGAGCGAAGAGAAGGCGAAAAAGCGCCGCCGAAGCAGCATAAGCAGGCTTCTATTGCTACGTAACAATAAAGCAGGATAGCATTTTGCGCCCACATCTTTGAATTTGAGGGTAAAGAGCTCGCTTGTTATACGGGATCCGACGCATCCAACAGAGCGAAACAGTGTTCCATTCTTTTCGGCGGCATCCTTCCGCATTAGCGGCGAGTGGAGTGCCACAATCCCATTCATCATTTTTGATCTACATAAGCCAAAGCCCATAGCACTGGCGACGTCTCCGGCATAAATGCAAGGAGGATGTATAGCTGATATAGGATCTTGTGGAACAGGATTTGATTCTGCAAGCGGTTCGGTACGAACGAAGAAATTTCGAACAAAAGGGTCGGAACTCGCTGATAGGAaaggagagaaaaacaaagcaaTGCCAAGAGCTCCGTCAATCCGCTGTTCATCGATAAACGAAGCTCTCTCTTTATCATCTCGTGCCAGATGCAACAAAGGATGAGTCCTTTTTCCTTCTCGCGAACCGCGGGAGCGCCTAGCGCCCATAGGAGCAAAGCTCATTTTCCTTTCAGGGTAAAGCGGCGCATAAAAAAGGGCTGGTCCGTCAAAAGTCCGGTTCCTTCGCGAACGAAGTTCAGAATCAACAAGGGTTCGTAGAACGAAGGGAGTGTACAACTGGGGCTGCGCCCCACTTTTTTGTTCGTAACGAGGGAGAGATAGAATGGAGTTCTTCACGAAGTTCGAAAGAAAGGAATAAAAAAGAGTTTCTCTATGGCCTCCTCGTTTTGAGACATTATGGCTTTTGGGTCGACCCCGGTAACAAAGAAGGAATCCATAAAAACTTAGGATCCGACACCATGATAAAATACTACCCTCATGATTAGACCATGTCCCTGAGATTTGATAAAAGAAAGGTGCATTAGCGGTTAATACGTTGTAATTGGATAAGTTATTAGGAATATGACGGAACGAAAGAccaaggaaagaaagaagaatacACCAAAATGCAGGTGCTGCACCAAACACTGGTGGTTCTTTCTTGTTGTAAGTGAATGCAACGAAAAGACCCGGAAATAACGAATAATGAAAGAATTCATATATTGACATTTCGTgctcatttcaaaatttctgcTTTGTTATTCCCATCATCCGGTAACCACAGGATGATCCACAAGAAAGGTGGCAGGATTCGAACCTATGGCCGGCCCGCCCCTGACCTGCTGGGTTGGGTGGCCGGGTTAGCACCCCTCGTCGCCTCTGTACCCGAAACAGATGCGCTGCGCTACCCAGCGCGTAACCTTGTCTCCCCTACTCCTCTTCTGGTTGTGCCATTACCAATCGCGGCCCCGGTCCGGCCGCCCCTGACCTAAGAAGAACGATTATCCTTATGACCAAATAAGGACCAGCTTACTTACTTCTCGAGCGATAGTTCCACGATCCCGACCCGCAACTTGTTGGGAGTAGAGGCATCAAAGCTTGCCCAACCTAGTAAAGGGGCTTGGAGATAGAGGGGTTTCTGGGGTAGATAAAGTTTCCAGGTTTTTTAGATCAAATAGGACTAGTTGGGTAGATAGAGGTGGTCAAATCTAACCTTTCCATCGATGTTTAGCAGGGCGGGTCGCTTGAGTGTCAAAACCAAGCGGTGGTTGTTTTTCCTTGGCTCATCATTGATCTCTTGGAAAagcaagaaagaagaaactgTATCCAAGTCCAGCACAGAAGCCGAGTACCTTCTGTTGAGTAATTTCTCTTTGCTTTGCTTATTTAGAAGAGTAGTCGCAGAGTTCAGTCAAGCCTTAGCAAGGCTCTTTCAATAGAAAAAAGGGACAAGGTTGGCTTTCTAGCAATAAGTCGAGTAAGCGAAAGTCTTGCAGAACCTTGCTTGACCCGCTGACTTGGAACTATTTAAACACTACCTTTCCTGGAGAGTCAAGTTTTGAAAAAGAAGGTTCCAATGAATCCGAGGAAAGATCTTCGACCAAAGTGGGTAGATGGAATCATTTGAAAGGTTCGAAGACCTTTCGATTCCATTCAGGTTCTTGTTCAAGGGAGTGCCACAATTCATCATTTTTGATCTACATAAGCCAAAGCCCATAGCACTGGCGACGTCTCCGGCATAAATGCAAGGAAAGGATATAGCTGATATAGGATCTTGTGGAACAGGATTTGATTCTGCAAGCGGTTCGGTACGAACGAAGAAATTTCGAACAAAAGGGTCGGAACTCGCTGATAGGAaaggagagaaaaacaaagcaaTGCCAAGAGCTCCGTCAATCCGCTGTTCATCGATAAACGAAGCTCTCTCTTTATCATCTCGTGCCAGATGCAACAAAGGATGAGTCCTTTTTCCTTCTCGCGAACCGCGGGAGCGCCTAGCGCCCATAGGAGCAAAGCTCATTTTCCTTTCAGGGTAAAGCGGCGCATAAAAAAGGGCTGGTCCGTCAAAAGTCCGGTTCCTTCGCGAACGAAGTTCAGAATCAACAAGGGTTCGTAGAACGAAGGGAGTGTACAACTGGGGCTGCGCCCCACTTTTTTGTTCGTAACGAGGGAGAGATAGAATGGAGTTCTTCACGAAGTTCGAAAGAAAGGAATAAAAAAGAGTTTCTCTATGGCCTCCTCGTTTTGAGACATTATGGCTTTTGGGTCGACCCCGGTAACAAAGAAGGAATCCATAAAAACTTAGGATCCGACACCATGATAAAATACTACCCTCATGATTAGACCATGTCCCTGAGATTTGATAAAAGAAAGGTGCATTAGCGGTTAATACGTTGTAATTGGATAAG encodes:
- the LOC110011479 gene encoding uncharacterized protein LOC110011479; the protein is MQGKDIADIGSCGTGFDSASGSVRTKKFRTKGSELADRKGEKNKAMPRAPSIRCSSINEALSLSSRARCNKG
- the LOC110011478 gene encoding uncharacterized protein LOC110011478, whose translation is MQGGCIADIGSCGTGFDSASGSVRTKKFRTKGSELADRKGEKNKAMPRAPSIRCSSINEALSLSSRARCNKG
- the LOC110011480 gene encoding LOW QUALITY PROTEIN: uncharacterized protein LOC110011480 (The sequence of the model RefSeq protein was modified relative to this genomic sequence to represent the inferred CDS: deleted 1 base in 1 codon; substituted 1 base at 1 genomic stop codon): MERKIPLLRLFVGPPARTQWSGWLVVSGSRRNASFMPRVLATACIHSVILPLLHSWTSFLNIVTFPCCVSGTFSIRSGLLAPVHSFATDDTQGIFLWQFFLPMTGISMILFCQMKQXTSVRRTYKKEMAVARSTLVHLRHSTRAQARPVILYKN